One window of the Vigna radiata var. radiata cultivar VC1973A chromosome 1, Vradiata_ver6, whole genome shotgun sequence genome contains the following:
- the LOC106765196 gene encoding uncharacterized protein LOC106765196, producing the protein MSLACLVCHSVDSPSPSHSFRSYSVSSAENEGRCHAVATCLTRKLSLPPSAVHSFLAPTSSSKVTPQPAGSSNNLIPGGTPRLVRSRAVTRDRVRNWNFDEIVMQS; encoded by the coding sequence ATGAGTCTGGCATGTCTTGTGTGCCATAGTGTGGATAGTCCATCACCATCACACTCTTTCAGGAGCTACTCTGTTTCAAGTgcagaaaatgaaggaagatgCCATGCTGTTGCAACCTGCTTAACCAGGAAACTGTCTCTTCCACCCTCGGCAGTACACTCTTTTCTTGCACCAACATCATCATCCAAAGTCACACCACAACCTGCTGGTTCAAGCAACAACTTGATACCTGGCGGCACACCGCGGCTTGTCAGAAGCCGTGCAGTAACAAGGGACCGAGTAAGAAATTGgaattttgatgaaattgtaatGCAGTCCTAG